The window CGTCTGTCTCCTTGTGGAACTTTTAATACTTTCCTTAGGCGTCTGAGCCTTCTGGAGCAGTAACCACGATACCGTTGGTAATCACCATGTCTTAACCCATGTTGTTGTTGagcttcttttattatttttaaaactataTGACTATTAAGTGTTCATACAATTTATACAGGTGTCTCAGATATTAAAATAAGATCGTCAATTAATCACGTATAACAATATTCCATTAATATggcaataaatattaatatttgtataaacataaattaaaatattaccgcagtttttaaacaaaattttctacAATAGTTTAATGATAGGTAGATTTACGTAAACAAATGTTCTTGCCATAATTTTAGGCAGGAAAAAATGTATTTGATTTTAAAGAGCATCATGATAGAAACAGGTTAGAAAATGACATATGGCATTGACAGAACTCTGTCTGTGTTTAACAAACTTTTTAAAAAGGATACTTTCCAAGGAGTATGTCTTTTGTTCCTTCGATACTGCGTCATCGTTTActtgattttcttttaatgattCGCTACTTTTCTCCTCGATAACCATTGTACCTTTACCACGTATCCAATTTTCACCAAATTTTCTGCTATGTCCTCctcaattacaaaataatatgatGGCGCGATTCACGTTCCAGCAAGTAGACGTATGGCGGCTACTTCAAATATATCCTAAAAATAACAGAATACTTGCATGAAATTATAAAGTAAGTTTAGAAAATACATCGTTTACCATTTATCTTTGCCCTATATTTATTAACTCTTTCCTAATGTATTCCTTTGTTGTAATTAGAAGTCACAAAGTAACCCTTAAGTACTCATACATACTGTttgtacttttttatttgataataataaattaaaatgaacgAAGAACATTTATTAAACATCATACCACATCATACCAGCAGTGTAAGTTATTAGAACTTCCTAATGTGTATAATACTTTTAAAAACTAATGGTCAGTAAACTAATTAGAAATTGAACCATTGCGCCATCTATTAAAAGACGCCGGAAACTATTCAACACCTTGGCGACCGATACCGGCTGTTGAAGTTGGTAAGTAGTTTCCCCTGCTCTTTAATAGGTGGCGCCGTTAGTTTATTTAAGTTATCATAAGGTGTTGAAAAGTTTCCGCTGTTTTCAAATAGATGGCGCAGAGATCGAATTTGGAACTACTTTTGCGGgcgatttaattttgcaattaaattattaattaacgttttaattttgaaactgaATGCAGCTAAAACTTGGTTATCAATAAATTACGCGTTTACACATTCATTTCACAAGCTAATAAAAGAAGTCTGCCAAAAACTAGAAGTATGTTAATTACCTTATGTCAAATGTCAACTCATCTGTTTCAGATTGATAGCGCTTCCGAAATATTTATAGTATTCTATGTAattgttgtatttaataaatttataaataagctACACGTATCTTATAATTCATTGCTTTaacgataataatttattgttatgtATGTATTATGTAGGTATGTAAGTATGTAAATACATACCGGGATTGTTTGTTTTGCAATTTGCGGGGCATTTATGTTACGTATATGtgcataaataaaaaatgtcttTAGATCAAACAGTTTGTGAAGGTAAAAAGAAGAAtctattaattgaaaatatttattaattgatgtaGCGAAAGATATAGTCCTGTACTGACGATGTATACGGCGATAAGAGTGAATAATTTTAAGGTTAtctctttttttcattatttccagACCTAAAAGCTTTCGAAAGACGTCTTACTGAAGTTATTGCGAGTTTGCAACCAGCTACTTTGCGATGGAGAAGTACGTTTTTATATTTATCTGTACGTGTTATGTATCAATTTTGTGCATTCAAAAATTTATCTTCTAAAATAATAACATATATTTTCTATCGTTTCTTTACTTAAATTTCTTactgtattaatttaaaaataattttaggattatcataattaatattatttacagtGCTACTGGGTTTTATCTCTGTTTGTACTGCTGTGGGTGCATGGCATTGGTTGACAGATCCAAATACACCTGCTGTATCATTCACACAGAGCTTATGTAACCATCCGTTTTTTGCAATTGCTAGTATTATTTTAGGTAAGTATAATACTACACAGCTTTTATTAATGTACAGAAAGAATATTATCATCTTATTTTAGTGATATTATTTATGATGGGAGTTCATAGACGTGTTATAGCACCAAGTATCATAACTCAAAGAGCTAGAAGTGTTCTTGGTGACTTTAATATGAGTTGTGATGATACTGGAAAGCTTATTCTTAAACCAACAAGACCACCACATCCACACGAAACTTAAAAAAAAGACAATCTTAAATTTACGTTACCTTTTTAAATGACTGTACAAGATGTCCACAAAGAATGTATGTATGAAACCCACTTTCAGTGTTAGTATACTATTCAAAATATTTCGTTTTCTTTGTccttagaataaaaaattaataatcatgttaaaatatgtaaactttcaattatttgatattatttaaagtgttaatattaCATTGAAAGTGGAATGCCAGTACTGAAACTTTCTAAATTGCATTATGTTtagttatgaaaatattttaaagaagtGCTAAATATTCgttgtttttatttattgtatatattgTGATAGAAATACCTATAAAACAATGACAAATATTTGTCCCTCAATCAAAGAAATGTACAATACAGCTCTTGCCAAATATACTTGCCAAGAGTTAGCACaagttcaaatttttgtataatataatttgATTAGTTTAAATCGTACGTGgaaaaaaaacaattacaaaTATGAGCGTTTCATTAAATTCTTCCAAtcttataaatatatacaatataatagTATATATgagtaatgtaaaataaatttgttaaaatacttTCAACAGATACAATTCATTGTGACaagctttaattaaaattttttatcacaCTAGTACCGTTCTATTGTTTACTTTTTATTGTATGAAAACAATTAAGGGTTTAAAAcaatcatattattttatgtacaaataattaaataaaaaagtaacaaataatacaaatttatttttctaaatgatAATCAAAAAGTTTAATGAATATTATACCTTTTACTTTTAACTGtctattctattttctttttcttcttcattagtATCAAACATTGAAGTGCAACGTTAAATAAAAGATACTATTATAACGATCAAAACATTTATTCGTATTAATATTTTgcatattattacaatttcgccaaTGCACAATCACGCTATTTACTTCGTACCATAttacatatacaatattatttatttacgcACGTCAGTATTTGTTCAAAATCAACTGTAACGTTATATTTTAAGACATGTTTCTCAGTCCAAGAATTATATTAcctacaatatatatatatacaaggGATGATTACCAAATGTTGTAAGTGCAACATTCTAAGCACTG of the Osmia lignaria lignaria isolate PbOS001 chromosome 7, iyOsmLign1, whole genome shotgun sequence genome contains:
- the Cnep1r2 gene encoding CTD nuclear envelope phosphatase 1 regulatory subunit 2 isoform X1 — encoded protein: MSLDQTVCEDLKAFERRLTEVIASLQPATLRWRMLLGFISVCTAVGAWHWLTDPNTPAVSFTQSLCNHPFFAIASIILVILFMMGVHRRVIAPSIITQRARSVLGDFNMSCDDTGKLILKPTRPPHPHET
- the Cnep1r2 gene encoding CTD nuclear envelope phosphatase 1 regulatory subunit 2 isoform X2 — protein: MEKYVFIFILLLGFISVCTAVGAWHWLTDPNTPAVSFTQSLCNHPFFAIASIILVILFMMGVHRRVIAPSIITQRARSVLGDFNMSCDDTGKLILKPTRPPHPHET